In one Halosolutus amylolyticus genomic region, the following are encoded:
- a CDS encoding DUF7521 family protein, producing MDSTLELWAYVISNIGAVVAGSLLTALSFIAYRRNTNQESYRFATLGFGLIVVGTLVDPVFFLWMSIDYHLSFTEILLLQVSEDLLFAAGLGLLFYAILQYDSSNASTAEGPISSEDELLWNQQSQNDD from the coding sequence ATGGATAGCACGTTAGAACTATGGGCGTACGTTATCAGTAACATTGGAGCAGTCGTAGCGGGGAGTCTCCTGACCGCATTGAGCTTCATCGCGTATCGACGAAACACAAATCAGGAATCGTATCGGTTTGCCACCTTAGGGTTCGGTCTGATCGTCGTGGGAACGCTCGTTGATCCGGTCTTCTTCCTCTGGATGTCGATCGACTATCACTTATCATTCACCGAAATCTTACTCCTCCAAGTCAGTGAGGATCTCTTATTCGCGGCTGGGCTCGGACTACTCTTCTATGCAATTCTCCAGTACGACAGTTCGAATGCTTCGACAGCGGAAGGACCTATATCATCTGAGGACGAATTGCTTTGGAACCAGCAGTCACAGAACGATGACTAA
- a CDS encoding HalOD1 output domain-containing protein, which yields MGNLTMSSRSSPSIEIINRVAEMEGQDPMDLPPLYDIVDPDALDRLAESSKIQFEYIGYNITVDSGTITIDQ from the coding sequence ATGGGGAATCTAACGATGAGCTCACGGTCCAGTCCATCCATTGAAATTATAAATAGAGTGGCTGAAATGGAGGGACAGGATCCGATGGACTTGCCACCTCTATATGATATCGTTGACCCCGATGCACTGGACCGTCTTGCTGAATCAAGTAAGATCCAGTTTGAGTATATCGGTTACAATATAACTGTGGATAGCGGCACAATCACGATTGATCAGTAA
- a CDS encoding archaeosine biosynthesis radical SAM protein RaSEA, whose amino-acid sequence MSKPTPEVYEQGKGMDAHNQVMREIRSRKEASYDPHEPTRVWLDEDNTPTGVKRSLTIILNTGGCRWARAGGCTMCGYVAESVDGGSVSHEALMDQIDVCLDHEAEHADEPAELIKIYTSGSFLDEREVGAETRRAIAETFADRERMVVESLPDFVDREKIGDFTRHGVDTDVAIGLETATDRVRHDCVNKYFDFADFEAACAEAATADEEADDAEAGIKAYLLMKPPFLTESEAVDDMISSIERCADVDGCHTVSMNPCNVQRYTMVDELYFNDGYRPPWLWSVAHVLEETADVDAIVVSDPVGHGSDRGPHNCGECDDLVQKAIKDFDLRQDPTVFEQVSCDCERTWEVVMERERSFNQPLTR is encoded by the coding sequence ATGAGTAAACCCACGCCCGAGGTCTACGAGCAGGGCAAGGGCATGGACGCCCACAACCAGGTGATGCGGGAGATCCGCTCGCGCAAGGAGGCGAGCTACGATCCCCACGAGCCCACCCGCGTCTGGCTCGACGAGGACAACACGCCGACCGGCGTCAAGCGAAGCCTGACGATCATCCTGAACACCGGCGGCTGTCGCTGGGCCCGCGCCGGCGGCTGTACGATGTGTGGCTACGTCGCGGAAAGCGTCGACGGCGGCTCCGTCTCTCACGAGGCCCTGATGGACCAGATCGACGTCTGTCTCGACCACGAGGCGGAACACGCGGACGAACCCGCCGAACTCATCAAGATCTACACCTCCGGTTCGTTCCTGGACGAGCGTGAAGTCGGTGCGGAGACCCGGCGAGCGATCGCCGAGACCTTCGCCGACCGCGAGCGGATGGTCGTCGAGTCCCTGCCGGACTTCGTCGATCGCGAGAAGATCGGCGACTTCACCCGGCACGGCGTCGACACCGACGTCGCGATCGGGCTGGAGACGGCCACCGATCGCGTGCGTCACGACTGCGTGAACAAGTACTTCGACTTCGCGGACTTCGAGGCGGCCTGCGCGGAAGCCGCGACGGCCGACGAGGAAGCCGACGACGCCGAGGCGGGGATCAAGGCCTACCTCCTGATGAAGCCACCCTTCCTCACCGAGTCCGAGGCGGTCGACGACATGATCTCGTCGATCGAGCGGTGTGCCGACGTCGATGGCTGTCACACCGTCTCGATGAACCCCTGCAACGTCCAGCGCTACACGATGGTCGACGAACTCTACTTCAACGACGGCTACCGACCGCCGTGGCTGTGGTCCGTCGCGCACGTCCTCGAGGAAACCGCGGACGTCGACGCCATCGTCGTCTCGGACCCGGTCGGCCACGGCTCCGATCGCGGCCCGCACAACTGCGGGGAGTGCGACGACCTCGTCCAGAAGGCGATCAAGGACTTCGACCTCCGGCAGGATCCGACCGTGTTCGAGCAGGTCTCCTGTGACTGCGAGCGGACGTGGGAGGTCGTGATGGAGCGCGAGCGGAGTTTCAACCAGCCGCTGACGCGGTAG
- a CDS encoding HVO_0649 family zinc finger protein yields the protein MSVHRSPFERLRAKFDESEARCGECGYVVEDGGWRVTAAGSRVRYQFVCPTCNAVETRVMRLE from the coding sequence ATGTCTGTACACCGATCGCCGTTCGAGCGCCTCCGGGCGAAGTTCGACGAGTCGGAGGCCCGCTGCGGGGAGTGTGGCTACGTCGTCGAGGACGGCGGCTGGCGGGTCACAGCCGCCGGGAGCCGCGTCCGATACCAGTTCGTCTGTCCCACCTGCAACGCCGTCGAGACCAGAGTGATGCGTCTCGAGTAG
- a CDS encoding bacterio-opsin activator domain-containing protein: MNTVDTGGGPNPAAATALEQVVDPVVAIADETVTYANPAAQEAFGLPATDDGTGDDAGRPDAATALAPYWDALETAITETTVGTARTVAIDHGRYDARVHRGDDGATITFELTADAETAASDRAVKDRAINEAPVGISISDPDRPDNPLVYINDAYEELTGYGFDEVVGRNCRLLQGEESDPDAIAEMRAAIDDERPVTVELKNYRKDGTEFWNEVTIAPVRDDAGEVTNYVGFQNDVTARKEAELALERRTEELEYILDRVEGLIQDVTDVVAGSTSRSELEAAVCDRIAAEAAYDGVWIGERNPAIGTIEVRSSAGVELDDVSADADHPTADALAANEATVATIDGTTHAAFPLIYNGIEYGVLTVCTDRPIGDREAVILSALARAVASGVNARETSRMLATDAVVAVDLELTDRSVAPVAVSAATGSRLEYRRSVHRTGNETASLFTATGASGADLAAAADDLPEIDLSVLVERDEDDTCLVEVTGDDDLVGWLSERGVRTRAIESEDGRARVTLEIPRSANVRSIVEAVEDRYEGTDVISFQQREREGETRQEFAARLEKRLTDRQFGALQRAYLGGYFEWPRPTTGEELAQSMGVSRPTFHEHLRTAEAKLCRAFFGDE, from the coding sequence ATGAACACTGTCGACACGGGTGGCGGTCCGAATCCGGCGGCAGCGACTGCCCTCGAACAGGTCGTCGATCCCGTCGTTGCGATCGCCGACGAGACGGTCACGTACGCGAACCCGGCGGCCCAGGAGGCGTTCGGGTTGCCGGCGACCGACGACGGCACCGGTGACGACGCAGGCCGGCCGGATGCGGCGACCGCCCTCGCTCCGTACTGGGACGCGCTCGAGACGGCGATCACCGAGACGACGGTCGGGACCGCTCGTACCGTCGCGATCGACCACGGTCGGTACGACGCCCGCGTCCACCGGGGTGACGACGGGGCGACGATCACCTTCGAACTCACGGCGGACGCCGAGACGGCGGCGAGCGATCGCGCCGTCAAAGACCGGGCGATCAACGAGGCGCCGGTCGGGATCTCGATCTCCGACCCCGACCGACCGGACAATCCGCTGGTCTACATCAACGACGCCTACGAGGAACTGACCGGCTACGGTTTCGACGAGGTGGTCGGCCGGAACTGTCGGCTCCTGCAGGGCGAAGAGTCGGATCCCGACGCGATCGCCGAGATGCGGGCGGCGATCGACGACGAGCGGCCCGTCACCGTCGAACTGAAGAACTACCGCAAGGACGGCACCGAGTTCTGGAACGAGGTGACCATCGCGCCCGTCCGCGACGACGCGGGCGAGGTGACCAACTACGTCGGTTTCCAGAACGACGTCACGGCGCGCAAGGAGGCCGAACTCGCGCTCGAGCGCCGTACCGAGGAACTCGAGTACATCCTCGACCGGGTGGAGGGGTTGATCCAGGACGTCACGGACGTCGTCGCGGGGTCGACGTCACGATCGGAACTCGAGGCCGCGGTCTGTGACCGGATCGCCGCCGAGGCGGCCTACGACGGGGTCTGGATCGGGGAACGCAATCCCGCGATCGGGACGATCGAGGTACGATCGAGCGCCGGCGTCGAACTCGACGACGTGTCGGCCGACGCGGATCATCCGACCGCGGACGCGCTTGCGGCGAACGAGGCTACCGTCGCGACGATCGACGGGACGACCCACGCGGCGTTCCCGCTGATCTACAACGGTATCGAGTACGGCGTATTGACGGTCTGTACGGATCGCCCGATCGGCGATCGCGAGGCGGTCATCCTCTCGGCACTGGCCCGCGCCGTCGCGAGCGGGGTCAACGCGCGCGAAACGAGTCGGATGCTCGCGACGGACGCCGTCGTCGCCGTCGACCTCGAACTCACCGATCGATCGGTCGCGCCGGTCGCCGTCTCGGCCGCGACCGGAAGTCGCCTCGAGTATCGCCGCTCGGTCCACCGCACCGGCAACGAGACGGCGTCACTGTTCACGGCCACCGGGGCCAGCGGTGCGGATCTCGCCGCGGCCGCCGACGACCTGCCGGAAATCGATCTCTCCGTGCTCGTCGAACGCGACGAGGACGACACCTGCCTGGTCGAGGTGACCGGCGACGACGACCTCGTCGGGTGGCTCTCCGAACGCGGCGTCCGGACGCGAGCGATCGAGAGCGAGGACGGCCGCGCCCGGGTGACCCTCGAGATCCCCCGCTCGGCCAACGTGCGATCGATCGTCGAGGCCGTCGAGGACCGGTACGAGGGGACCGACGTCATCTCGTTCCAGCAACGCGAACGCGAGGGCGAGACGCGCCAGGAGTTCGCGGCCCGCCTGGAGAAGCGCCTCACCGATCGCCAGTTCGGCGCGTTACAGCGGGCCTATCTCGGCGGCTACTTCGAGTGGCCCCGGCCGACGACCGGCGAGGAACTGGCCCAGTCGATGGGCGTCTCCCGGCCGACCTTCCACGAACACCTGCGAACGGCGGAAGCCAAACTGTGCCGGGCGTTCTTCGGCGACGAGTGA
- a CDS encoding DUF1328 family protein has product MLELPTATPLQVGGGGFLYWAVIFFILAIVAAAVGARGVAGISMEIARIFVLIFIILAVVALLL; this is encoded by the coding sequence ATGCTCGAACTCCCAACGGCGACGCCGCTCCAGGTCGGCGGCGGTGGATTCCTGTACTGGGCAGTGATCTTCTTCATCCTCGCGATCGTCGCCGCCGCCGTCGGTGCCCGCGGCGTCGCCGGCATCTCGATGGAGATCGCCCGCATCTTCGTGCTGATCTTCATCATCCTCGCGGTCGTCGCCTTGCTGTTGTAG
- a CDS encoding aldehyde ferredoxin oxidoreductase family protein, giving the protein MTELGGFQDRVARIDLSDGEVAYESIDDEDAKKYIGARGLGVKHVFEQGPDVDPLGPDNLLAFMNGPLSGTQVTMSGRIAVVTKSPLTGTVTDSHHGGWSGARLKWAGFDGLLFEGQADDPVYAYVEDGEVELRDASGLWGKGVHETRDALEEEVDGAYGKNLSFMGIGPGGENEVKYACVINEDDRASGRGGTGCVMGNKGLKAIVVKSSTKMPKPADQETFTEGHQQAMQAIQESEVTAPNEGGLSMYGTNVLMNIGEEMDGLPTKNGKYTSTRAMREAEGADIDAEEVSGENVRENILVDEPTCHSCPVACKKEVEVQAMHKGEEMNVRMESYEYESAYALGPNSGNSARDEIALMIDRCNDMGVDTIDTGNMMAMAMEMTEEGKLDDIGGLEWGDTETMIDMIERIARREDDLADLLAEGPRRVAEARDAHDNSLAVKGQTIAAYDPRCMKGMGIGYATSNRGACHLRGYTPAAEILGIPEKVDPYEYEGKGELTAEFQNLHAISDSFDICKFNAFAEGIEEYVLQYNGMTGLDVSEEGLMEAGERVYNLERYYNNLAGFDGSDDSLPARFLEDGIRGQGASEGEYCELEEMKEEYYDYRGWVDGVVPDEKLDDLGIEIGPGTGVSADEGGAAAPSDD; this is encoded by the coding sequence ATGACAGAACTCGGCGGTTTTCAGGACAGGGTCGCCCGCATCGACCTCTCGGATGGGGAGGTCGCGTACGAGTCGATCGACGACGAGGACGCGAAGAAGTATATCGGTGCGCGCGGCCTGGGGGTAAAGCACGTCTTCGAGCAGGGGCCGGACGTCGATCCGCTGGGGCCCGACAACCTGCTGGCGTTCATGAACGGGCCGCTGTCGGGCACGCAAGTGACGATGAGCGGTCGGATCGCCGTCGTGACGAAGTCGCCGCTCACCGGGACCGTCACCGACAGTCACCACGGCGGCTGGTCCGGTGCGCGACTGAAGTGGGCCGGCTTCGACGGCCTGCTGTTCGAGGGACAGGCAGACGACCCGGTCTACGCCTACGTGGAGGACGGCGAGGTCGAACTCCGCGACGCGTCGGGCCTCTGGGGCAAGGGCGTCCACGAGACCCGTGACGCGCTCGAGGAGGAGGTCGACGGCGCCTACGGAAAGAACCTGAGCTTCATGGGGATCGGCCCCGGCGGCGAGAACGAGGTCAAGTACGCCTGTGTCATCAACGAGGACGATCGCGCCTCGGGGCGGGGCGGCACCGGCTGCGTGATGGGCAACAAGGGGCTGAAGGCGATCGTCGTCAAGTCCTCGACGAAGATGCCCAAACCGGCGGACCAGGAGACGTTCACGGAGGGCCACCAGCAGGCGATGCAGGCCATCCAGGAGTCCGAAGTGACCGCGCCCAACGAGGGAGGCCTCTCGATGTACGGGACGAACGTCCTGATGAACATCGGCGAGGAGATGGACGGTCTCCCGACGAAAAACGGGAAGTACACCTCGACCCGCGCCATGCGCGAGGCGGAGGGCGCCGACATCGACGCCGAGGAGGTCTCCGGCGAGAACGTCCGCGAGAACATCCTCGTCGACGAGCCGACCTGTCACTCCTGTCCGGTCGCCTGCAAGAAGGAAGTCGAGGTGCAGGCGATGCACAAGGGCGAGGAGATGAACGTCCGGATGGAGTCCTACGAGTACGAATCGGCGTACGCGCTCGGACCGAACTCCGGCAACTCCGCACGCGACGAGATCGCCCTCATGATCGATCGCTGTAACGACATGGGCGTCGACACGATCGACACGGGCAACATGATGGCGATGGCCATGGAGATGACCGAGGAGGGCAAACTCGACGATATCGGTGGCCTCGAGTGGGGCGACACCGAGACGATGATCGACATGATCGAGCGGATCGCCCGCCGCGAGGACGACCTCGCGGACCTGCTGGCCGAGGGGCCGCGCCGCGTGGCCGAGGCCCGCGACGCCCACGACAACTCGCTCGCGGTCAAGGGCCAGACGATCGCCGCGTACGATCCCCGTTGCATGAAAGGGATGGGGATCGGCTACGCCACCTCGAACCGCGGGGCCTGCCACCTGCGCGGGTACACGCCCGCCGCGGAGATCCTCGGCATCCCCGAGAAGGTCGATCCCTACGAGTACGAGGGCAAGGGCGAACTCACCGCGGAGTTCCAGAACCTCCACGCGATCAGCGACTCGTTCGACATCTGCAAGTTCAACGCGTTCGCGGAGGGCATCGAGGAGTACGTCCTCCAGTACAACGGGATGACCGGACTGGACGTGAGCGAGGAGGGACTGATGGAGGCCGGCGAGCGGGTCTACAACCTCGAGCGGTACTACAACAACCTCGCGGGCTTCGACGGGAGCGACGACTCCCTGCCGGCGCGGTTCCTCGAAGACGGCATCCGCGGCCAGGGTGCCAGCGAGGGCGAGTACTGCGAACTCGAGGAGATGAAAGAAGAGTACTACGACTACCGCGGCTGGGTCGACGGCGTCGTCCCCGACGAGAAACTCGACGACCTCGGGATCGAGATCGGACCCGGCACCGGCGTCAGTGCGGACGAGGGTGGTGCGGCGGCTCCCAGCGACGACTGA
- the fdhF gene encoding formate dehydrogenase subunit alpha: MSSDKRDPVKTICPYCGVGCGIQIQQGEEPGDVQFMPWGDAPVNEGRICIKGGAATEVVDHEDRLTDPLIEEDGEFREATWEEAYDRIVGELERIREEYGPDAMGFFGSSKTMNEENYLLQKIARRYGTNNVDNCTRMCHASTVWALRTSLGAGAMTNSMRDLREEADVFWIQGANPGEQHPIANSQYFRQAVLDGATVIQVDPHANKTTRSFGIDDTDRHQHLQLNPGTDIPLLNIVLKTILEHHEEHPEDGWVDEAFIEERTDGFDHLKETLADFDREAAAEECGVPLEDIELAAKKYASADNAAIFTGMGMSQHACGVDNVQNEINLALITGNVGRPGTGVNPLRGQNNVQGTCDVGAMPNVLPGYQLVDDDDSRAAVEEVWGFDVPDEPGLTNVELSHEFGESVHGLYVMGENPVMSEPDANRVAERIQQLEFMVVQDIFMTETAKYADVILPATTWAERDGTVTNTDRRVQRMRGVDKVHENTKHDLEILSTVGSRLFDADDFDFEDPEAVFEELRRVCPIYHGMTYDALGEEGLHWPCYEPGDEGDPYLYEEEFDTESGLGHIEGVSHQPPKETPDDEYPLILTTARLEEHYNTGTMSRRSPTLNRQTPENFVDVHPNDAERYGIEDGEDVVLKSRRGEITVQAQVTEDIKEGSVWTTPHFAAASANRLTNDVLDERAKIPEYKAAAAEIEVGIESADAESPADD; this comes from the coding sequence ATGTCCAGTGACAAGCGCGATCCGGTCAAGACGATCTGCCCGTACTGCGGGGTCGGGTGTGGGATCCAGATCCAGCAGGGCGAGGAACCGGGCGACGTACAGTTCATGCCGTGGGGTGACGCGCCGGTCAACGAGGGCCGCATCTGCATCAAGGGCGGCGCGGCGACGGAGGTGGTCGATCACGAGGATCGACTCACCGACCCGTTGATCGAGGAAGACGGCGAGTTCCGCGAGGCGACCTGGGAGGAGGCCTACGACCGCATCGTCGGCGAACTCGAGCGGATCCGCGAGGAGTACGGCCCGGACGCGATGGGCTTTTTCGGCTCCTCGAAGACGATGAACGAGGAGAACTACCTCCTCCAGAAGATCGCCCGCCGCTACGGCACCAACAACGTCGACAACTGCACGCGGATGTGTCACGCCTCGACGGTCTGGGCGCTCCGGACGAGCCTGGGCGCGGGCGCGATGACCAACAGCATGCGGGACCTCCGGGAGGAAGCCGACGTGTTCTGGATCCAGGGGGCGAACCCGGGCGAACAGCACCCGATCGCCAACAGCCAGTACTTCCGCCAGGCCGTCCTCGACGGGGCGACGGTGATCCAGGTCGATCCGCACGCGAACAAGACGACGCGATCGTTCGGGATCGACGACACCGATCGCCACCAGCACCTCCAGTTGAATCCGGGGACTGACATCCCGCTCCTGAACATCGTCCTCAAGACGATCCTCGAGCACCACGAGGAACACCCCGAGGACGGCTGGGTCGACGAGGCGTTCATCGAGGAACGCACCGACGGGTTCGACCACCTGAAAGAGACGCTCGCGGACTTCGACAGGGAGGCGGCGGCCGAGGAGTGCGGTGTCCCGCTCGAAGACATCGAACTGGCCGCCAAGAAGTACGCCAGCGCCGACAACGCGGCTATCTTCACGGGGATGGGGATGAGCCAGCACGCCTGCGGCGTCGACAACGTCCAGAACGAGATCAACCTGGCGCTGATCACCGGGAACGTCGGCCGTCCCGGCACCGGGGTCAACCCGTTGCGCGGCCAGAACAACGTCCAGGGCACCTGTGACGTCGGCGCGATGCCGAACGTCCTGCCGGGCTACCAGCTCGTCGACGACGACGACTCCCGTGCGGCCGTCGAGGAGGTCTGGGGGTTCGACGTGCCCGACGAGCCCGGACTCACGAACGTCGAACTCTCCCACGAGTTCGGCGAGTCGGTCCACGGCCTGTACGTCATGGGCGAGAATCCCGTCATGTCCGAACCCGACGCCAACCGCGTCGCCGAGCGGATCCAGCAACTCGAGTTCATGGTTGTCCAGGACATCTTCATGACGGAAACCGCGAAGTACGCCGACGTTATCCTGCCGGCGACGACCTGGGCCGAACGCGATGGGACCGTCACCAACACCGATCGCCGCGTCCAGCGGATGCGGGGCGTCGATAAAGTCCACGAGAACACGAAACACGACCTCGAAATTCTCTCGACGGTGGGAAGCCGCCTGTTCGATGCCGACGACTTCGACTTCGAGGACCCCGAGGCCGTCTTCGAGGAACTCCGGCGGGTCTGTCCGATCTACCACGGGATGACCTACGACGCGCTGGGCGAGGAAGGACTGCACTGGCCCTGCTACGAACCGGGCGACGAGGGCGATCCGTACCTCTACGAGGAGGAGTTCGACACCGAGAGCGGCCTGGGACACATCGAGGGCGTCAGCCACCAGCCCCCGAAGGAGACGCCCGACGACGAGTACCCGCTGATCCTGACGACCGCGCGCCTCGAGGAACACTACAACACGGGGACGATGAGCCGCCGATCGCCGACGCTGAACCGCCAGACGCCCGAGAACTTCGTCGACGTCCATCCCAACGACGCCGAGCGGTACGGCATCGAGGACGGCGAGGACGTCGTCCTCAAATCTCGCCGGGGCGAGATCACGGTTCAGGCCCAGGTCACCGAGGACATCAAGGAGGGATCGGTGTGGACGACGCCGCACTTCGCGGCCGCCTCGGCCAACCGACTCACGAACGACGTGCTCGACGAGCGGGCGAAGATCCCCGAGTACAAGGCCGCCGCCGCGGAGATTGAGGTCGGGATCGAATCCGCCGACGCGGAATCGCCGGCAGACGACTGA
- a CDS encoding YIP1 family protein, whose product MGFAKQWKGVNGYMIRDPGTFFTKYDESRGIGFPIAFMLVSFVAVMVPLAVLSAALNVTTPGDAAIGLVAFLALGVVFWVLGLVEALLAHGIVYLFGARGLAKTLEAYAFPTVVRYGLWWIPIVQLVGLYGFYLQIKGMAEFHGISTGKAAIAGILASILYFLPVIVVLAAVIAAFVLDLGSTAEPAPAVLLVEHVA is encoded by the coding sequence ATGGGATTCGCGAAACAGTGGAAGGGGGTCAACGGGTACATGATCCGTGATCCGGGAACGTTCTTCACGAAGTACGACGAATCGCGCGGGATCGGCTTTCCGATCGCGTTCATGCTGGTCTCGTTCGTCGCCGTCATGGTGCCGCTCGCGGTGCTCTCTGCCGCGCTGAACGTCACTACCCCGGGCGACGCGGCGATCGGCCTGGTGGCATTCCTGGCACTCGGCGTCGTCTTCTGGGTCCTGGGGCTCGTCGAGGCGCTGCTCGCACACGGCATCGTCTACCTGTTCGGGGCGCGCGGTCTGGCGAAGACGCTCGAGGCGTACGCGTTCCCGACCGTCGTTCGATACGGCCTGTGGTGGATCCCGATCGTCCAGCTCGTCGGCCTGTACGGGTTCTACCTCCAGATCAAGGGTATGGCCGAGTTTCACGGCATCTCGACCGGGAAAGCCGCGATCGCCGGCATCCTCGCGTCGATCCTGTACTTCCTCCCGGTCATCGTCGTCCTCGCCGCCGTGATCGCCGCGTTCGTCCTCGATCTCGGTTCGACGGCCGAACCAGCGCCGGCCGTGCTCCTCGTCGAGCACGTCGCGTAG
- a CDS encoding winged helix-turn-helix domain-containing protein, whose amino-acid sequence MKRSPTTQPGWPTDDDVDAQAVLSALDDDGCRAILDATTGESLTATELAEQCDIPTSTAYRKVEKLTEANLVEERIRINTSGKHATEYHRCFDDVVVSVGDAGDVEIELTQPDASSDSESMPAVAGD is encoded by the coding sequence ATGAAACGCAGTCCCACGACGCAGCCAGGCTGGCCAACCGACGACGACGTCGACGCACAGGCGGTTCTCTCCGCACTGGACGACGACGGCTGCCGTGCGATTCTCGACGCGACGACCGGCGAGAGCCTGACTGCAACCGAACTCGCCGAGCAGTGTGACATCCCGACCTCGACTGCCTACCGAAAAGTCGAGAAACTGACCGAGGCCAACCTCGTCGAGGAGCGCATCCGGATCAACACGTCCGGCAAACACGCCACGGAGTATCACCGCTGTTTCGACGACGTCGTCGTCTCCGTCGGCGACGCCGGCGACGTCGAGATCGAACTGACGCAGCCGGACGCCAGTTCCGACTCCGAGTCGATGCCCGCCGTCGCCGGTGACTGA
- a CDS encoding helix-turn-helix domain-containing protein, whose amino-acid sequence MPSGIRAEIRIDDPDGCVVAQAAAETGGAAQSVTKSVDPTAPERMTEEFMLEAEEPPDEFDTDVDLVEIFSYGSQSVYRFQRDLERGCPCEAIEQHDCPVVDVRAQGSALYLTFHAPDMEGLQAVIGTLQDRHSNLDVQRLLQSEQDHAEQHLVFVDRSTLTNRQLEVLETAHEMGYFDHPKRANAGEVASELGITGTTFTEHLSAAQRKLLDAILDD is encoded by the coding sequence ATGCCGTCGGGAATTCGTGCGGAGATCCGGATCGACGACCCGGACGGGTGTGTCGTCGCGCAAGCGGCTGCGGAGACCGGCGGAGCGGCACAGTCGGTGACCAAGAGCGTCGACCCGACGGCGCCCGAGCGGATGACCGAGGAGTTCATGCTCGAGGCCGAGGAGCCGCCGGACGAGTTCGACACCGACGTCGACCTCGTGGAGATCTTCTCCTACGGGTCGCAGTCGGTCTACCGGTTCCAGCGCGACCTCGAACGCGGCTGTCCGTGCGAGGCGATCGAACAGCACGACTGTCCCGTCGTCGACGTCCGCGCACAGGGGTCGGCGCTGTACCTCACCTTTCACGCTCCGGACATGGAGGGGTTGCAGGCCGTCATCGGGACGCTCCAGGATCGTCACTCGAACCTCGACGTCCAGCGGCTCCTCCAGTCCGAGCAGGACCACGCCGAGCAACACCTCGTGTTCGTCGATCGGAGCACGCTGACTAACCGCCAGCTGGAGGTCCTCGAGACGGCCCACGAGATGGGCTACTTCGACCACCCGAAACGGGCGAACGCCGGCGAGGTCGCGTCCGAACTCGGGATCACCGGGACGACGTTTACGGAGCATCTGTCAGCCGCCCAGCGGAAGCTCCTCGACGCGATTCTCGACGACTGA
- a CDS encoding DUF7560 family zinc ribbon protein: MSRYEFTCPDCGQEIEVNESMREATLSHGCPVCGANVSPADFVAEQPTN; the protein is encoded by the coding sequence ATGAGCAGGTACGAGTTTACGTGTCCCGACTGTGGACAAGAGATCGAGGTCAACGAGTCGATGCGTGAGGCGACTCTCTCTCACGGCTGTCCGGTCTGTGGTGCAAACGTTTCCCCGGCCGACTTCGTCGCAGAACAGCCAACGAACTGA
- a CDS encoding pyridoxamine 5'-phosphate oxidase family protein encodes MAIDKEADMTDAEIDEFLGHRETGVLSLARDNDPYAIPISYGYDEENRVFYMRLVSTPDSEKREFLASTPQSRLVIYDEAESTYRSVIATGTLARIEPNDLTPDQIAQYGDAKRPLFEIWAEGKDTLNIELYRLDPETLEGRRTEVDREE; translated from the coding sequence ATGGCTATCGACAAGGAAGCCGACATGACCGATGCGGAAATCGACGAGTTCCTCGGTCATCGCGAAACCGGGGTGCTATCGCTGGCCCGGGACAACGACCCGTACGCGATCCCGATTTCGTACGGCTACGACGAGGAAAACCGGGTTTTCTACATGCGACTGGTCTCGACGCCGGACAGCGAGAAACGCGAGTTCCTCGCGTCGACGCCCCAGAGCCGCCTCGTGATCTACGACGAGGCCGAATCGACCTACCGGAGCGTCATCGCGACCGGGACCTTAGCGCGCATCGAGCCGAACGATCTGACGCCGGACCAGATCGCCCAGTACGGCGACGCGAAGCGGCCGCTGTTCGAAATCTGGGCGGAAGGAAAAGACACGCTGAACATCGAACTCTATCGACTCGACCCGGAGACGCTCGAGGGTCGGCGAACGGAAGTCGATCGGGAGGAGTAG